The Chitinophaga caeni genome segment ACATACCAGTATCAGAACAACGCAAGTTTATGCGAAAATTGTCGATACCGTCAAGATAAAGGAAATGCAGAAATGGGATAAATAAAACAAACAAATTTTAAATTCAAATAAAACCTTTATGATTATAAATTCATAAAGGTTTTATTTTCTAAATCCCTTACGTTTCTTTATCCGATTAGCAAACTGTTCTTCCTCGTAATCGTCTCCTTGTGCATCGGGTAGCAGGCTGAACACACTTAAATCAAAATTAGACGAATGTTCCTGTGAGAGAAACTCAAAGAGGTCTTTTGTTGGTAGATTATCCAATTCATTTGTTTTGGTAATAGGATTGTCCTGTATTTTCAATCTGGGTTTGTTTCCATTGTTCCACCAATCATTGAATACGTTTGCCGACAAGTTTCTGTCTAATTGTGAGCCGTTCCAAACGCTACGGCTTTCATGGTCGATAAAGGTTATACCGTAAATTCGTCCTTCGTTATTACGTCTTATAATCGTATTAATTCCTTGTTCAGTCAATTGCTTTTTAAAATCCGTTTCGTTACTTGTCGTATGAATGCCAAGTTCAACCGTGTTTTTCAGAACAGATCTCACAGAACTGGTTTTCAATTTCTCTTTGGACTGCTCAAAATGTTTTTGAAGCTGTGTTATTCCTGCATCTTTTCCGAAAAGTGATGCTTTGAAAGGATTGCTTGCCTTGTTGCCGTTTTCATCCAAAGCTAAATAGACCAATCCGTTTACAGGTTGTCCGTTCCGTTCGCCTTTTACTTCTTCTACTGTAATGTTGAAAAGTGATAGCAAAGCATTGTAGCTTCCCATAGTTGAAAGGCTGTAATACTTTGGCAGATGCCGTACTACCGAAGCAATCTGACTTTTGATATCGCCTTTGTGGTAATCCATAGGTTTGAAAACTTTATTGCCCTGCTTTTGCTCCTGCTTGGTCGCCTTTTGTAGATTATATTTCTGTTCTAAATCCCTACAGATTGCCATTGAGCGTGGATGGTCGTAATCATCGGGGATTTTCTTTCCGTCAATACCTACGCAGGTCGAAACGATATGAATATGCATTCGGTCAATGTCCGTATGCTTGAAAACAATATAAGGTTGACTGCCGTAACCCATACGCTCCATATACTCCAGTGCTATTTCCATAAACTGTTCATCGCTGACTTTATCCGCAGGATCGGGGTTCAGCGATATATGCCGTACTGTCTTTTCAGTTTTGATATTTGCTGATAAATACGGCTCAAAGCATTTGTTAAAATAGGCTACGGAATACTTGCCGTCAACTGTGTCAGGTATCTTGTTCAAGAACAGAACCGCTCCGTTTTCTTTATCTACTTTCTGTTGATTGTACAAAATCGCTCCATACATATTGCTTCCCTTTCCAATTTTTGCAATCATAACTTTACTCTTTTTTCAGATGTTTTTCTTCAAATTCTTGTGTCAAACGGATAACTTCTTTAGTAACTTGTACCAATTCTATGGTTTCCTTTTCCAATCTAAAAAGGTATGTTCCTGCTTTTTTCTCCGAAAAATTGCGGTACAATATCTTCACAATCTGATTGTAATTCGTTCCGATTGCTCGGAACTGACTAAAAAATCGCGTCAACTTTTCGTGATATTCTATTGCATCCATATCCATTTTCACGGTCTTTACCGTCTTTTGAAAGATACAGGCTGTAATAAAATGAGCAATTGCTTTCATTCTTGACTGGTCAAAGAGGGCAAGAAATTTGGCATTATCCTCCGCATTCAAATTGATGGAATATCGATGAACCGCAGGGTCAATCTTTGGTTTTCGTCCTGTTTTCCTAATCTGTTTTCTGTTTTTCTCTTCCATAATAATCCATTTTAGTTTTTAAACAAACGAGCGAGCGACTTTGGAGCCGTTTCCAGCCCCCCTGCAAGGGCAAGTGCTCTTGAGGTACGGAAATTTATTTCGAGGACCTCAAGAGATAACTTGCTCTGAACAGGAGTTCAGAAAAATCCGTTTTGCAAACGGATTGGAGTTAGCTGAAAAAGCTAATCGCTTTCGTTACAAAGTTCGATAAGACTATTTGAATAACAACAACTTACAATCACGCCAAACAAAGCCAATAAACGCCAAATACTACCACCTTTATGGGGGTTGGAATTGCCTTTATTTCCTTTGTAACTGGTTAGTTGGCTGATTGGTTATAACCTTAATTATGTAGCCAATCAGCATAAATCCCGACAGCAAATCTGCGTGATTGAATGCAGACCAATTACAGATTTTTGAGTTAATAAACTAGCTAATTAAAGGTATACATGTGTGTAGGTAGATATGTAGTTACATAGATACAACAGTATATACAGATGAATGCTTAGCTAGTCAAACAGCTAAATAGATTTAATATTAAAATTGAGAGATATGATATACGAAGAAAACAAAAAACAGCAACCCGAAAAAGAGGATTTTTCTATTGAAAATTTCCTAACTGATGAAAAGAAACAACCTTTGATGGAACAACAAGGAGTAACACATCAGAAAGACTTCGCCAAACCCAATGTGGATGAGGAAGCTATTATGCGTGTAATGGCAGGAGAAGAACCTGTTCAAATTGAGATGGAACATTCAAAGCCATCAGTCAACAATTCTAAAAAAGGCAGTTCCAAACCAAAAAAACTCAACAAAGATGACTACTGCGGACAATTCTTCAAAATTCCTACGACAACGGCAAGCAGAGGGAAAT includes the following:
- a CDS encoding DUF3408 domain-containing protein, with the translated sequence MIYEENKKQQPEKEDFSIENFLTDEKKQPLMEQQGVTHQKDFAKPNVDEEAIMRVMAGEEPVQIEMEHSKPSVNNSKKGSSKPKKLNKDDYCGQFFKIPTTTASRGKSVYVRKEHHETFNRLTSIMGIDKLTIYAYLDNIIEYHFQEFGELIKEIYNDKHKPLF
- the mobA gene encoding conjugal transfer protein MobA — protein: MEEKNRKQIRKTGRKPKIDPAVHRYSINLNAEDNAKFLALFDQSRMKAIAHFITACIFQKTVKTVKMDMDAIEYHEKLTRFFSQFRAIGTNYNQIVKILYRNFSEKKAGTYLFRLEKETIELVQVTKEVIRLTQEFEEKHLKKE
- the mobB gene encoding conjugal transfer protein MobB, with amino-acid sequence MIAKIGKGSNMYGAILYNQQKVDKENGAVLFLNKIPDTVDGKYSVAYFNKCFEPYLSANIKTEKTVRHISLNPDPADKVSDEQFMEIALEYMERMGYGSQPYIVFKHTDIDRMHIHIVSTCVGIDGKKIPDDYDHPRSMAICRDLEQKYNLQKATKQEQKQGNKVFKPMDYHKGDIKSQIASVVRHLPKYYSLSTMGSYNALLSLFNITVEEVKGERNGQPVNGLVYLALDENGNKASNPFKASLFGKDAGITQLQKHFEQSKEKLKTSSVRSVLKNTVELGIHTTSNETDFKKQLTEQGINTIIRRNNEGRIYGITFIDHESRSVWNGSQLDRNLSANVFNDWWNNGNKPRLKIQDNPITKTNELDNLPTKDLFEFLSQEHSSNFDLSVFSLLPDAQGDDYEEEQFANRIKKRKGFRK